The Neoarius graeffei isolate fNeoGra1 chromosome 10, fNeoGra1.pri, whole genome shotgun sequence genome has a segment encoding these proteins:
- the si:ch211-180f4.1 gene encoding leucine-rich repeat neuronal protein 1, whose product MKKTAISTPLLSICLVLIACRCSLASSFCPAQCVCETRPWYTPQSVYHQAKTVDCNELHLSTIPQNISSDTQVLLLQSNNISMVTSELRTLVNLTELDLSQNHFTQIQDVGLGNLTQLVTLYLEENQVKELPDFCMKDLVSLEELYINHNQISSIGPHAFSGLGNLLRLHLNSNKLVAIDSQWFESLPNLEILMIGENPILGLEDMNFHPLSKLHSLVLAGMGLREIPSGAFQGLEYLESLSFFDNKLTEVPRDALRALPNLKFLDLNKNPIVYVQSGDFQDFAHLEELSMNNMEELVSVEKNAFSNLPQMAKLEVYNNPRLSYIDRKAFHGMASLRTLLFHNNDLTLLPHEVLASFPNLDEVSLHSNPLRCDCLSIWGPIFGNQSSLKLLEPKITMCASPPNLVGRTLQEVVSNTWDMASNACLPVISLNSFPPKLNVTAGQPLTLNCRAVGDPAPQFYWVTPTGDKVTSEVVSPALNKGNSGMKKHRLQDQGALEILHVEPEDAGLYTCVAWNTEGADTWSISVYVDKSNWHDDRKKAKQQGAKNTTGALVILAKVIHAQSVVLEWKVYPTARVSGHEMPQPKWLSATMRINNPHISYTAKVPVDIQEYNLTHLLPSTEYQVCLTMASTEQQTQQSCINITTKEASFAVEIVAQPSNVALAAVMGSMFAICIMALLVFYMGRRIKQKSCHHSLKKYMQHATSIPLNELYPPLINLWENETEKEKEGSIDPQNSQIDTSKTYMW is encoded by the coding sequence ATGAAGAAAACTGCCATTTCCACTCCACTGCTTTCCATCTGCCTCGTTCTGATTGCATGTCGCTGTTCCCTGGCATCATCATTCTGCCCAGCACAGTGTGTTTGTGAAACACGGCCATGGTACACCCCTCAGTCTGTGTACCATCAGGCGAAGACTGTGGACTGTAACGAACTTCATCTAAGCACCATCCCACAAAACATATCTTCTGACACTCAGGTGTTGCTTCTCCAGAGCAACAACATCTCCATGGTGACTTCAGAACTGCGGACTCTTGTCAATCTCACTGAGTTGGACCTTTCTCAGAACCACTTTACACAAATCCAAGATGTTGGTCTGGGCAACTTAACTCAGCTGGTCACCCTTTACCTGGAGGAGAATCAAGTTAAAGAACTACCTGATTTCTGCATGAAAGATTTAGTCAGCTTGGAGGAACTTTATATAAACCACAACCAGATCTCCTCAATTGGCCCACATGCCTTTTCTGGTTTAGGGAACCTGCTTAGGCTACATCTAAATTCAAACAAATTGGTGGCTATCGATAGTCAATGGTTTGAATCCCTACCGAACCTGGAGATCCTTATGATAGGTGAGAACCCTATACTTGGATTGGAAGATATGAACTTTCACCCTCTTTCAAAATTGCACAGTTTGGTACTAGCTGGCATGGGCCTCAGGGAAATACCTTCCGGAGCTTTTCAAGGACTGGAATACCTAGAGAGTCTCTCATTTTTTGATAATAAATTGACAGAAGTGCCCAGAGATGCACTGCGCGCTCTGCCAAACCTGAAGTTCCTCGACCTCAACAAAAATCCTATTGTGTATGTGCAGTCAGGTGATTTCCAGGACTTTGCCCACTTGGAGGAACTCAGCATGAACAACATGGAGGAGCTTGTGTCTGTGGAAAAAAATGCATTTTCCAACCTCCCGCAGATGGCCAAGTTGGAGGTTTACAACAACCCTCGTCTGTCCTATATCGACCGCAAGGCTTTCCATGGCATGGCTAGCTTGCGTACTTTGCTGTTCCACAACAACGACCTCACTCTCCTTCCTCATGAGGTTTTAGCTTCCTTCCCCAACCTGGATGAGGTCAGCCTCCATAGTAACCCCCTCAGGTGTGATTGCCTCTCAATCTGGGGGCCAATCTTTGGTAACCAGTCAAGTCTCAAGCTTCTGGAACCCAAAATCACAATGTGTGCCTCTCCTCCAAACCTGGTAGGGCGCACGCTCCAGGAAGTGGTGTCAAATACCTGGGACATGGCAAGTAACGCCTGTCTGCCAGTCATATCTCTGAATAGTTTCCCTCCCAAACTCAATGTCACAGCCGGTCAGCCCCTAACGCTCAACTGTCGTGCTGTGGGTGACCCTGCCCCTCAGTTCTACTGGGTAACCCCCACAGGTGACAAAGTCACCTCAGAAGTGGTATCCCCAGCACTGAATAAGGGCAACAGTGGCATGAAGAAGCACAGACTTCAGGACCAAGGTGCTCTGGAGATCCTTCATGTTGAGCCAGAGGACGCTGGTTTATATACATGTGTGGCATGGAATACAGAAGGTGCAGACACCTGGAGTATCTCTGTGTATGTAGACAAAAGTAATTGGCATGATGACAGGAAGAAAGCTAAACAGCAAGGGGCAAAGAACACCACTGGAGCCCTTGTTATCCTTGCAAAAGTTATCCATGCGCAATCTGTAGTATTGGAATGGAAGGTTTACCCAACAGCCCGTGTCTCTGGCCATGAGATGCCACAACCCAAGTGGCTCAGTGCCACTATGAGAATCAATAACCCTCACATTAGCTACACGGCAAAGGTCCCGGTGGACATTCAAGAATACAACCTCACGCACCTTTTGCCCTCAACAGAGTATCAAGTCTGCTTGACCATGGCATCGACAGAGCAGCAAACTCAGCAGTCCTGCATCAATATCACCACTAAAGAAGCCAGCTTTGCTGTAGAGATAGTTGCCCAACCAAGTAACGTTGCCTTGGCAGCAGTGATGGGCTCCATGTTTGCCATCTGTATCATGGCATTGCTGGTGTTTTACATGGGAAGACGTATAAAGCAAAAGTCCTGCCATCACTCGTTGAAGAAGTACATGCAGCATGCCACCTCGATTCCCCTCAACGAGCTCTACCCACCTCTCATCAACCTGTGGGAGAACGAAacggagaaagagaaagaagggTCCATCGACCCTCAAAACTCACAGATAGACACCTCAAAGACATACATGTGGTAG